The Apodemus sylvaticus chromosome 22, mApoSyl1.1, whole genome shotgun sequence genome includes a region encoding these proteins:
- the Ddx55 gene encoding ATP-dependent RNA helicase DDX55 yields the protein MEHVTEGTWESLQVPLHPRVLGALRELGFLHMTPVQSATIPLFMKNKDVAAEAVTGSGKTLAFVIPILEILLRREEKLKKTQVGAIVITPTRELAIQIDEVLSHFTKHFPQFSQILWIGGRNPGDDVERFKQHGGHIIVATPGRLEDMFRRKAEGLDLASCVKSLDVLVLDEADRLLDMGFEASINTILEFLPKQRRTGLFSATQTQEVENLVRAGLRNPVRISVKEKGVAASSTQKTPSRLENHYMICKADEKFNQLVHFLRSRQQEKHLVFFSTCACVEYYGKALEALLKKVKILCIHGKMKYKRNKIFMEFRQLQSGILVCTDVMARGIDIPEVNWVLQYDPPSNASAFVHRCGRTARIGHGGSALVFLLPMEEAYINFLAINQKCPLQELSLQRNTVDLLPKLRALALADRAMFEKGMKAFVSFVQAYAKHECSLIFRLKDLDFAGLARGFALLRMPRMPELRGKQFPDFVPVDIDTDTIPFKDKIREKQRQKLLEQKRKERTENEGRRKFIKNKAWSKQKAKKERKKKMNAKRKKDEGSDMDDEDMEELLNDTRLLKKFKKGKITEEEFEKGLLTSAKRTVQLTDLGVTDSEEDS from the exons ATGGAACACGTGACGGAGGGTACCTGGGAGTCGCTGCAGGTGCCGCTGCATCCTCGGGTGCTCGGAGCACTGCGAGAGTTGGGCTTCCTGCACATGACGCCGGTGCAG TCTGCCACCATCCCTCTGTTCATGAAAAACAAAGATGTTGCCGCAGAAGCT GTCACTGGTAGTGGAAAAACCCTGGCTTTTGTCATTCCCATTCTGGAGATTCTtctgagaagggaggagaagtTAAAGAAGACCCAG GTAGGAGCCATCGTCATCACCCCCACTCGGGAGCTGGCCATTCAGATCGATGAGGTCCTGTCACACTTCACGAAGCACTTCCCACAGTTCAG CCAGATTTTGTGGATCGGAGGCCGGAACCCTGGAGATGATGTGGAGAGGTTCAAGCAGCACGG CGGGCACATCATTGTGGCAACCCCAGGCCGCCTGGAGGACATGTTCCGGAGGAAGGCGGAGGGTCTGGACCTGGCCAGCTGTGTGAAGAGCTTGGACGTGCTGGTGCTGGATGAGGCCGACAGACTTCTCGACATGGGCTTTGAGGCAAG CATCAACACTATCCTGGAGTTTTTGCCAAAGCAGAGGAGAACAGGCCTTTTCTCAGCCACACAGACACAGGAAGTGGAGAACTTGGTGCGAGCAGGCCTGCGGAACCCTGTCCGAATCTCTGTGAAGGAGAAGGGTGTGGCAGCCAGCAGTACCCAGAAGACCCCGTCCCGTCTGGAGAACCACTATATG ATCTGTAAGGCAGATGAGAAATTCAACCAGCTGGTCCATTTCCTTCGGAGCCGCCAGCAGGAAAAGCACCTGGTCTTCTTCAG cacgtgtgcgtgtgtggaGTACTATGGAAAGGCCCTGGAGGCACTGCTGAAGAAAGTGAAGATCTTGTGCATCCACGGGAAGATGAAGTACAAGCGCAATAAGATCTTCATGGAGTTCCGCCAGCTGCAGAG TGGGATCTTGGTGTGCACTGACGTCATGGCCCGGGGGATTGATATTCCCGAAGTAAACTGGGTTTTGCAGTATGACCCTCCCAGCAATGCCAG TGCCTTCGTGCATCGATGTGGACGCACAGCGCGCATTGGCCACGGTGGCAGTGCTCTGGTGTTCCTGCTGCCCATGGAGGAGGCCTACATCAACTTCTTGGCCATCAACCAGAAA TGCCCCCTGCAGGAGTTGAGCCTCCAGAGAAACACCGTAGACCTTCTGCCGAAGCTCCgggccctggccctggctgaCAGAGCCATGTTCGAGAAGGGCATGAAGGCCTTTGTGTCCTTTGTGCAGGCTTACGCAAAACACGAGTGCAGCCTCATCTTCAGGCTGAAGG ATCTTGACTTTGCCGGCCTTGCTCGAGGCTTTGCCCTGCTGAGAATGCCCAGGATGCCAGAATTACGGGGGAAGCAGTTTCCAGACTTTGTACCAGTGGACATCGATACCGACACAATTCCATTTAAAGATAAAATCAGAGaaaaacagaggcagaaacttttggagcaaaaaagaaaagagaggacagaaaatgaagggagaagaaaattcATCAAAAATAAAGCTTGGTCTAAGCAGAAGgccaaaaaggaaaggaagaaaaagatgaatGCCAAAAGGAAAAAGGATGAG GGTTCTGATATGGATGATGAAGACATGGAAGAACTCCTTAATGACACAAGGctcttgaaaaaatttaaaaaaggtaaAATCACAGAAGAAGAATTTGAGAAGGGGCTGTTGACAAGTGCCAAAAGGACAGTCCAGCTGACAGATTTAGGTGTCACAGACTCGGAAGAGGACAGTTGA